In the Zingiber officinale cultivar Zhangliang chromosome 5A, Zo_v1.1, whole genome shotgun sequence genome, AAAGATTCTTTAATAGTGTGATTAAAGAAGAGGGAGTAAAGTGGGTAATAAATGTGGcactgaaataaaaaaaaaaaaaaaaacttccaaCAGTGTAGAAGTTGCTTGATCGGCCCACATGAACCGGACAAAATAGAAGGTCGGGTTGGAAAAATTAACCCAAACCCCATAGTCGTATTACCTATCACGtcgaattacaaaaaaaaaacacgcttatttttattatccttgtAAAAAGATATGCTcattttaaataatataaaaacgcCACttcattatattttattaaaaaaatataatggcaaaataaaaaagatagggttttttttttatattttctttaaaaggaTATTCCTTTGATTTTTACTAAAGaaaaagttattttttataaactgaaatattatttttataaaactaatATCGCCAATAGTTATTTTTTTACATGATCTCGAAAAAAATATTCCCAATGGCTTAAATTTGCAAGGAATGAAATATTCTACAAGGAATCGGACAACAAGTATGGCTGAAAATAATATCaattaacataaaaaaaatagtgaaTTATATTATCAAAGATAATACTAACTACTAAGTTATAAAAAGTACACAATCAAAGATACCATTAAATCGTATCAAGTACTAAATGGAAGACAATATTAAGTTGCATTAAGATATTAGAGAGTACACTTGGTTTGAGGCTGGTTAAATATATTAACCATTTGATTGTTTCATAAATAAGAAGAGGCTTAACAAATATATCAATAAGTTGATTCTTTCATAAATACACGTGTAACTTCTACAACTTCAAAATAGATAAATCTCCAATACCGATCCTTATCGAGCCTTGCTGAAAGAAAAATATGTATGCGAAAGAGTTGGAACTTTTCTACTAACAGTGAGTTGTGTGACCTACATAAGATGATATTGTATCCAGACGAATAATTGCTAAAGAAACAATTAAATTTGGATGCTACATCTAAAATGATCCTATCtggcctttcttcttcttcttcggcatTCGAAACAGTCAGAACATGTGTAATAAGCCTTTGATTTACTGTTGGGCTTCATTTGTAGTTTGGAAGGTGGAATTTTTAGATCCTCAACGAGTATTTGTTGCAGTCTCTGATTCTCCTCGATCAAGTCTCCGATGACTCTCTGGTGTGCCAGCAGCTGATTAGATAAAAGTACACAGATTTAGTTAAGATTGTAAAAAAAAAGTTCACACTTTTACAATCATAAAAAATCTCTCCGAGCAAATCCTTTGGATTACGATACAATGAAGAACATATCTAATGCTCTGGGAAGACGGAAAAGAAACAATGGCTTACCACTTTGAGCACATTTTTTTCCAAGTCCAGGTTTTCTGCCTGAATATGAACAAAAGTTAGTGTCAGAGCAATGCATAAAATTGTTGTGTTTTCAGCACTTAATTCAGCATCTCAAGGACTAAACATTTAAGAAGCAATATTTGAAATGCAAAAGTTTCATTTCAATAACCTATGCACTAATCGAATTTATAATCTACCGAAAAAAAACTGTGTTGGTCCTATCTATATACAACCTCAAAATAATCAGTGTCAAACCATTTCACTAGTGCATAgttattttgtttaaatttttaaaaatacagAATATGCATGCTAAATTGTAGACTGGAATTGACCATAAAATTAGTAGTATAAGACTAAGTATTCTATGTCAGGCATGTTACCGTTTCATTAACTTCCATCTCAGAATCCTTGAAAAGGGGATCGTGTAAGAAACTGTTGATCACCCTTTCAGTGTGACTTGCAATCGATTTTTTTAGTAGCGGCTCTTTGGATGCATATGAACTATGCGTGACTTCTTCAGTAGGTCCTATATAAGTATTTCCAAACTTTAAATCTGTCGTCACTCTTCCACTTGACACTTGTGCATTTCCAATAGGGCTTCCACTTGGGACAGTCACCGCCCCTTTACCAAGGCTAGGAATAGCACCTTGGATGGAAGCTAAGACAGGTACATTGCCTACAGTTATCATAGCCTTCTCCAGCATTTCCTGAGAAGATAACTTGCTTTCAAAGCATGGAATATGAGCATCAAAATGAAAAATGCATGATCATAGAAATATTAGTCAATACCCCAAAACTATTTTGGATCCGATTAACCACTCCAGGCTTCAAGGCAAGTCCTGCcataagataaataaaagaatTGCTGGCTTTTTCACAAATTTTAGGTCTGTAACAACACCATCGTTATAAGGAAACAATAAAAAGATCTATCATATTGCTTTGATCATAGGAGAGTGGGAAAAGAAAACTATTGTATAAAAATCTTATTATAAACACATTAACAAGGTGCATTCCCATTTTTCTGAGAAATTAAAGAAGTCTGTGGctcaaaataatcaaaaataaaaactctACCATCAATCTGATTTCTCTAAACTCTCGAGGGCACATCAGAAGGTGAGAATTATgtttggtgtgtgtgtgtgggttCCCACTAATGCGGTAATGGAAGTCTTACTTTACATTGCAAGAGATTGTttccacaacttgaacccatgaCCACAATGTCAAACGGAAACAACTTTATCGTTGCGTCAAAGCTCCTCTTCAGTGTACACACACATACATATTTAAAACTAGATAGAAAGCTATGTTGGAAATTGAGAGCTTAAAAAAAATGTCAAGCATATTAAGATCTGATAGAAGATATctcaaatatatataatctaacggAATAATGAGAACAAGGTCTCTAACCAAATTGTAAGTTCCTATTGCTAAGACACTACAAAGGTACATACCTACACCAAAGCCATGTCCCACACCAACTCCACATCCGATGCCAACTTCAATGTTCTTGAAGCCCAACTTCATTAGCTAATAAAGAGCACAAATAAGAAAAAACACTGTTTGTTACAAAATAGGTCTATATGCACATCAACTTACAAACTGTCCTTACAGAACTATTAACGTGTCTCCCAACTCCAGAAAAAGCATCGGTTGCGCCTCTAGCAGACATCAAGACTTGCTGAACTGCCGGTATTGCACCTGCAACACACGTCGTTTGCTTGCTGACTTTAATATTCGTAGAATAGTAACTGATGATACATAACAATGTGTTCCTCCCAAAATCGAGATACAAAAAGGATTCCACGTTTTTATGCAATTCATTAGTATGCTTAGAATAACATTACTTAACGAACTGAGAACCAACCACTGTACGCAAATGGATTTCGTTCCATAATTCTAGTGCATGAAGCTAATCGTCTTTATGAACTTAAATCCACTGGCAATTTGCAAGGACAAAAAACACTGAATTCAGACGATTCAGATCTCAGGTTCGGACGTTTTTAATCTGAAAGTACGACGAATTAGTAAAAGAAATAATCAGCAAGTGCCACCAATGGCACATCAAAGACCTCGCCCTCACTCACACGCTCAGCACTTCATAAAAAAGTGAAACTAAGTAGACAAAACTGCTGAACCATGACGGCAACAATAGGGAAACAATCAAAGAGAGCACATTTTGAAATCACGAAATCACCAGTGCAAATAACAAATTTGAGGTATGTCCCAAACGAAGACATTAacaaaaaaacacacacacagacACATCGCTGTATCATACGCTACGGGATCGAACAGCAAGCGATCCATTGCAGGCGGCGGATGACTGACCAAATTCGGCCTCGAAGAACCTTTGAGAACCCATCAGACAGCGGTGGGAGGGGACAGGAAAGGGTGTCCTTACCTAGATATATGGGTCGGCCGACGCCGATGCCGACGCCACAGCCGATGCCGAACCCCGTGAAGACCTGGGCAACCTTGAGAGAGAAGGGATTCTCCAACCGGAGAGCTGAGATGCTGATGGAACTACGCTCGGTTCCCATTGGCGGTGAGAGGGCCAAAGCAAAAGGTGGAGTGATTCCGGGCAGCAAAGGTCCCGAAGGCAGTAAGGCTGCAACTATCAAAAACCTAATGCCTTGTTTcctagaaaggaaaagaagaagaaaaaaaaaacatatgctAAGCTCACTGCTAAAATGTTATGATTTTACAAAGATATAGTAGTAAAATGAAAATGTTAGCAAACTCATATTTATTGAAGTAATTCATCCAACAGTTAAGTTTGAAATAAAAATCGAGCGAATCAAACCGGAGTCGATTAAAAAGTCAACGGGTCCGGTCCGCCACACGACGACACCTATAACACAACAGGAGCACGAATCTGGATGACACGTGAAGAATCTCAGACGTCGATAAAACATCCTGGTGCGCGTCTCGCGCTCGATCACCCGACGCTCCTTATTACGTCGACGCGTTTCTGGGGATCTCAATTCTCAATCCGCCCAGTAGCGGAGCAGGAATCCGATCTCCCTCGATCGCAGATTCCGTTAACCTCGTCGTTTTTCCGGCGAACCGCGCTGCCTGGGAGACCACCGCAGTCACTCCTGTTTCCGCGATGAATCCCGAGTAGTAAGTGCCTCGGTCTAACCCCTAATGTCGATCTCTCGTGGAAAACTGAATTGTTGTAGTCTCGTTCTCTGTTGGGTCGAGGATTTGGTCTTAGGCTTTGACGGGATTTCCTATGGATCGGAACTTCTGTTCGTATGTGAGATTCCGTAAATAAATGTTCTGTTGGATCATGGGTTTCTGCTTGAGATCGGCGTTGTCCCCATCCGAATTTGGTGGATCTAGAGCTTCACGTGCCGTTAAATTGACAACCTTCATGGTTGTAAATGGATCTGACTCATCCGTGTGATGATTATGTTCCTGTTCCTCTGCTATAAAATTTTGCTTTTTGATTTGTGCAGTCCCCTATATAGGGGAACCAAGATACTTTTTGCTTTCTTGAGTAAAATCTTGAGGAATTTGTTGAAATTATGTGCTATATATCTTGCTAGAT is a window encoding:
- the LOC121981750 gene encoding uncharacterized protein LOC121981750, with the translated sequence MGTERSSISISALRLENPFSLKVAQVFTGFGIGCGVGIGVGRPIYLGAIPAVQQVLMSARGATDAFSGVGRHVNSSLMKLGFKNIEVGIGCGVGVGHGFGVGLALKPGVVNRIQNSFGEMLEKAMITVGNVPVLASIQGAIPSLGKGAVTVPSGSPIGNAQVSSGRVTTDLKFGNTYIGPTEEVTHSSYASKEPLLKKSIASHTERVINSFLHDPLFKDSEMEVNETAENLDLEKNVLKVLLAHQRVIGDLIEENQRLQQILVEDLKIPPSKLQMKPNSKSKAYYTCSDCFECRRRRRKAR